Sequence from the Mauremys mutica isolate MM-2020 ecotype Southern chromosome 2, ASM2049712v1, whole genome shotgun sequence genome:
ACTCAGAGTGAGGACTTGTTTTTCTCTGACAGAAGGTAGGAAGGAATCAGGGAGAACCGTCTCTCACTAAAAGGTCTTGTAATGAAAAGTTCTCAATATTCTTTCATTCCTCCTCGGTGAAATCTCTAGTCCCCTGAGCAGCTACCAAAACTGACCATGTGTGCTCAGTCAGGTCCAGTGATAGCACTGTGTAGCATTCATGCTGCATCGGACTGAAAAGATGGTAGGCAAAACCTATCCTGAGGAATCTCTATTGTGTCTTCCTTTGCTGAAGTTATGGGATATTTTTAGCTTTTCTCTGAAATTCTCCAACCATTCCCTACTCAACTCCCATATTGCACCTGAATAAACAATAAATGCTAATTGAAGGGTGAGGGGAAAGCACTCAAATTGCTTTCAACAGCAATAGGCTTAGGTAATATTTGTACAGCCGTTTGAAGATGTAAGTGTTATATGGATGCTTGGTAATTTTTGATATTACCAGTCATATTCTGTAAGTATTCTACATTCATTATGAGTGCAGAAATTCCATTGATCTCACTGGAGACTGCATGCATGGTTTGAACACACTATGTATATACAGTGTCTTGAATGTATGCACacaatttccactgaaatcaatggaatttctACAAACAGAATGAATGCAAAATATGTCCAGAAATGTGGTTAACAATACCACTACATTCTAAACATATATAATCCTTCAATCTTAAAGAACAGCTCTACGCTGAAAAGTTGAAAGGTGACTCTGCAAGAATGGCATCATGCGGTTCCAGATCTATTGCTTTTCAATTGTTTCCAGATCTAATGTGCTCGGGGTAAAAGCACAAAAGATGTTTTTCTCTAACTCTCAGTCCTGCAAACTCAAGCCTTTCCTTGAAATTCAAACTGACTTCTTGCCTGCCTGAGCATCACCCCCAGCAATAGTTTCTGTGGGACTGATTCTGCCCCCTGTGACAGCTCTGCAAAGTCACTGCCTTCAAGTGGTGTCCTCAGTAACACCTGAGCAATCCTGTTGCCAtcaatggggttgcacaggtgtaattaATTACAATTAAGTAAACAGTTCTTTTCATAATGCACAAGAAAGAACAGAACTCAACTCTCTGTCTTTGCTAGTTTGAGGTTTGCAGGAAATAGTAACAAAGAAGTAGCTTTTTAGCACTAAAATATGTGACTAGATTCTCAATGCACTCAAGAAGCAGCTCTGATGACTAGAGGTGGCATTTTTTTCATATGCTCTTGCAGTTCAGAACTTGATCTTAAACTGTGACAACACAACCAAAGTACTAACTTACCGTGAGATCATTTCTGATAGCAAAATTCTCTGGTTTGATATCACACAGGTGAAGCCGGTGAGAGAAATCATTATCAAAATGATTCACCATATCTAGGAAGCTGAGTGCGATGTCAGTTATTGCCTTCACTTTGCTTTTAGTGCCAGTGAAGGAGATACCAACTGCATCCTCCAAAGGAAAAATAGTTTTGTGCCAGGCATGTCCGGCTGTGAGATACTCCACAGCATAGAAGTGGCCACAGGAGCCGATGACCCGTAGGACATGTTTGCTGAAGTCCTGCAGTAGACTGAAGTAGATATATTCTTCCTGCTGGAGTAAGGACCACATGCTGGCCACTTGTGCTTTCCAATGCAGACTTCTCTTCCTAGTCCATAAGGGTCCCATGGTGGTGTTAGATAATTCCAGACCCAGGACATTTTTGACCTCCAAAGCTACCATCAGCAGAAGCTCTGTCTCAGGAACATCCTGTGTTTCCATTTCATCAAGCAATCTGAGGCGCTGGTAGCTAGAGAAGATTTCCTTTTTGGATTTCAAGATGACTGGCTGGCCTTTCCAGTCCGCCTGGATGACCTTCTTACCTCTGTCATAGTAAAGGCACTGTTTGTACACCAGCTTCTGTGCCACACACAAGTCTTCACAAAGGTCGCCAGTCAGGGCTCCCTTGCTGTAGTCAAGACACTAGAGCAAAGGAAGAAAACAGTTCACAGCAGAAGAATAGTCTAGGAGCATTTCAGGGGGAAAGGGAGCAAGGGGCATCTCAGTTACAGTGTGACAAACACCATATTTAGACTCTCAGGTAAGACTGTGATTTTTCAAATGTGCCTGGAGATCCCTTCAAAGGAGTGATTCTTATGGCGGTAGAGGGACTGTTTTTTCTCTGGCCAGGTAAAGGGCTAGTATAGATGACCTACAACACTAGGTGTTTGCCATCTCTAATGTCTATTGGTCAGATTTTGATACTTTTGTCGACACCCCAGGATAATTTACACAGCCCTGCTTGAGTTATGGCAGTCTGTCCTCATCTCCTTATGGGTGGCAGCACTGCCCAGAATCTCCACAGCACTATGTGCCTCTGCCCTACCCCCAGTCtacccctcccagcccagctacGCTCCCCAATAACCTCTGCTTCAGGGCTCATGAGGGACTGGGGTACTCAGAAGATGGCTTGTGGCTACCATCCTCAGTTCCTGCACTGGGGGAATTCTCCTCCAACTGGATCTGGGGCTTCTACAGCCCCTTATACTGCTCTGTCTCTTTTACTGTAAATTTCATGTGAAGACCTTATTCCATGTGAaatcccatcaaagtcaatgggactatttgtagACTGAGTTACTACCCAATATGAAAAAGGGTTTCTTCCCCCCAATAATATAAGATAGGTGACAGCAGCAGATACAATCTATGGAGCCCAGAATatgcaggatttttaaaatatataaatataaatatatttattcatTCTGTAAGCCAGAAAGGCTTCTTCAGTTAAGGTCTGTCAGGCAAATTAACATGCTTTAAAATGTCTGGACGTACATATCAGATATCCTTAGGTAATTTTAATGCACTTTGggtaatcttgatttaaaaaacccaaggAAATTTCTTCTTGATCATTGTGTGGTCATTACAAATGCATGAAAGAAGTAAAAGGATACCTCCCCCACCCATAATTGTTTCCATTCCTCCACTTCTAGACATATAGGCAGCTAACATACTTCTGCATCCATTCAGAACTTCCAGAAGTGCAGCTGCAGAGACTGTTGGGGTGGATCAGTGGACAAGATGATCGCAgatgtggggtggagggagaataGTTTGTATTGATGAAGGAAGCCAAACAGCTGGGAGGTGGCTTGATAACATTGTCACCCTCATTGCTTTCTGGCATTTGAACTTTTGTTTAAACAAGTTGACAATTCCAACTGTTTAATGGTTGTAAAGATTGTTTGACCCCAACCTAACTTGTTACTATTTGTTCTGTGTACAGGAAACATGATCATAACATTTGAGCGCTGTTATTTTCTTAAAATAGTATCTGAGGTGTGCACCAGGGGAATATGCTTTGATGCTAGACAAGGCTGAAAGTTAAATATGAAAATATCTTTTTTAAACACTCACCAaaattgatattttatttttcttgtgtaaACATTCCCCAGTTAGCACAGGGAATAACAGTGAACTGGTAACATTGTCATCTGGGGACTTTGGGTATTAGTGACAGGATGGAATCGTAAGTCCAGTAGTGGTGCAAGGGGTGAATGAAGAGATGATGAACTGGTTATCATACTACATAGTAGCCAGAGATTCTTATGACATTAGAAGGACAAGTATAACAGGTACCACTTGTGCTCTCACAACCTGAAAGAGAATGTTGCATTGATAGATGCCAGAAAGAAGAACCAGGTACACAAACTCTGATGTGCATGTGTATGCCCTGGTTTTGTGTCCTCCCATACATATATTGAATGTGCATGCAAATCAGGATGGACACACATATTGTAGTCCACATGCACATAACTCTGGTGACTCCACAAGTGCATGTGCAAttttgaaattctggcctcattTTTGGGGTATCTAATAACAAGTCATCATTCTCTCTTACAAGTAAGAAACATACTTTTTCTCTGCTGAAGTAGTTTAATAATTCCTACAATCTGTGACCTTATCTTTAAACAACTCCTAGAAGGAAGGTAACACACcaaagtccttttttttttaaggagcctTAGTAACAGTTGATCAAAGAGCCTTGCTTCCTCAATGTGAAGATCACAGCCTAACACGTGCACTACTACTATTAGGAAACTATAGGTCCCAGTCCTCCAATGAGATCCATGCATCCTGCctggagccccattgacttcaacagggctccATGCATCCGCAAGAGTCTCATACACGGATCCAATTGAGGTCTAGAAGAGCTCACACCTAGAAAACCAGCTGTGAGACATGGAAAAGCATAGTATGCTTTCCAGTATCTGCTGTAGTTGCTGTATCCTTCTTACTGGTATTTCATAAGGATGTGACTGTGCAAAATATACAGCTACATCTACAACCCCCAAACATGGGAGATGAATCCATTCTGTAATGGGGAAGGAATATGTCTAAGTCTATACTTTCTATCCAACTGAATTGTTGATCTGTGCCTATTAAGCTAACATCTGCCAGTCATTCATTCTCCAATTTGATTCTTCTTTATTGAGCTTTTACGGTGTTTCTTAAACCATGGTCCTCAAGTCACTAGTGGACTGGGGAGCTGCTAATGTCACAGTGGTGAAATACGTGTCAGATTTCGAGCAGTGACATTTCCTGCAAATTGTAGATCAGCTTCAGGGTTTCCAGAGGCTTTTTGCCCAATTAAACTAAAACCAtatcaaacaaaccaaaaaatgcCAAGTACCTCTCTGTAATTTTAGAGGGCTTGTCCACATACAGAAGTTGCAGCATTTAACTTAAATCAGTAACTAAAACAATTTTAGTTAAAAAAGTTCAACCCCTCCTATGAACTGGGTTTATTTATATCTGTTTAAAACTGGTTATATCAGTTTAACTAGCACCTGCAAAGTTACCTATGCAAGCTAACCCAATAAGCCAGTTTTAAATTAGTGTAAAAGAGTCCACACAGAgttttgcaccaatttaactaaactggtttaaaatcaTACTTTCTGTTATGTGAGTGCAACTTTGTGTGTAGATCAGGTCTGAAGCCTCCTGTCTTTCCTGGTGTAAATTCTACTGTGAGCAGGTTTATGGAAGACTCCAAAATCAGAGAAGTCCTACAAGGAGCACAGAAACCAACTGGAAAGTGATGTAGAGTAATCAGGGTAATGGTGGGGGTCAGGCTGCAGGTAATGAATGGGAGATCAGtagtaataaataaaaagtcCTACACTCTGGGGTGATGTTTAAAGGATATGCACCACCTACACCCTACTGAAGTGGTGTGCAtttcttgtgctggccctctacaCAGGTATCAATTTCACCCTGAGAGAGAAACTAAAAAGCACCACTACAAAATAGAAGGGAACGTAACCAAGTACCCTCACCCACTGGATTACAACAGGTCACTTCCATTTTGTTGTCCACTGAAAACACTGTCCTCATATTATATTTTCCATATCACCAAACATGTCTCATGCTTCAGGAAATGGATGGGATGGAAGGCTGGGAAAGTGAGTTTTCATGAAAGGGGGATCTCTGCTCACAAAGAGGTTATTCTGTAGCTGAATTGCATTGCCTAAAACAGTGAAACCAAGTGTGGTGCTTAGAACATTTACACAGAGCAACTCCCAGCTAACAGAAGGTGAGCTCAGTTCCTACTGGCTCCACCAGACAGCTGTTCCTTTTTGGTTCAATTAGAGCCATTGCTTATGGACAATGATGATCCTTTTTCATGTCTTAGCAGGGGAAATGCTCCCATCAAGTTCAGCCAATGGACTGGAGACACCTCTTTGCTACATGGTTCCTTAAGTCCATACTGGTGTCTGGCGAAACACTGGCAGAGACAAGTGTCCAAATGATTCATCCCTGAAATCtcagggctcaggccctgggAGGGAAATGTGAATATAGCTATTGCTGCTTAAAATAAGTTGGCAAGGCTGCTATGTACAATTAGTCTTCCTTAATTATCTAGAAGGTAGGAAAATTTATGATCCTCAGTTGCTTGCTACTATAATAGATTATTTAATTTCCATTTGGATTTTTTGCCACTTAACCCAAGCCTTTACAAAAAAGACCCAGGTTTTTCATTTTAACCCAGACTGCCCCACTTTTCTTCTCTACAGAATTTCAAACCATCACATTTGACTGAATAGTCTCACAtgctttcttcatttttttttaaataaatatttttaaatatcccCTATCGGGGGGAAAAAAAGTCGTGTACCATAGCCTGAAGATGATTTTTGAACCGAATGTGATCTCTGCTTAAAAAGCTTGTCGAGAAATCACCTTATATTTGAATGCATGTGGAATGTTGAAGACCACTTCTAAAATATTTCAGAAGTATAGCTGCACATATCTTAAACAGCAGCATGTTGGATCAGCTAACCTAAAGGATTAGGCTACCTTGTTTTACAGTACCAAGGAAGAGCTGAATATGGTCTGCAGATGTTTTAACTCCCAGAACCTTTACTCCCCTATCTTTTAAAATCCATTAGAAGATTCTTTAGAAATATTTTAGTCTAACCTATTAAGTGCTCTGTCTTGTTGAATTGACATTACCCTGCTGGGTAGAAGGAGTAAAATGCAGTCAGCATTGAAAAGCCTTTGCAAGTGGTAGCTCTTCAGCCCAATTCCCTTTTGCAGCTGCTTTGCTCTCTCCCTTATACACAGTGAAGCTTCGCTGTAAGATTACTCCATCAGCCAGAGGTACTCGCCTTTCCCATTAACACATTCACGGACCTAGTATCGTCGCATCAAACATTCATTGGTTCCCAATACTCTGTATTGCAAGGAACGATGCTTGCACCATATTTTGCATCAAGGAAAATGAAGACATTCAACTATAACAATGCCAAGGAAATACTATGAGTTTAAAAAATAGTCATTACAAACTCGGGACGTTTTACGCGTTGCCTTTTTAAACCCCCGAGTGCAAGAACTGAGGCGTCGTCCGTGGGCTCCATTCTCCCCCCGCTTCTCCTATTTAAAATGACACTTATTGTTCACCAGTGGGGTGAATGAGGCTACGGTGAGTTCGCTTGGTTAGTATGGCCCGGTCTGTGCAGGGGAGAGCGACTGTACCATAATGAGAGAGAAATGGAAACAGACTCGGGGATCTTaaaggggatgggggcggggtgggtCACACCCTCTGTGCAGGGGGCTCAAGGAGCAAAGTGTCCCCCTGGGGCCCTGGCACTTGCCATGCCAGCCGCACTCTGCAAGCGCGCGGGGACATACCAGCCTCGCCAGGATCCTGTGGCTTTTCTCGTCCGTGCAGCGCTCGGAGAAGACGCTCCGGTGGACGAGGAAGAGGAACGTGCTGCCCAGCAGGcagcaggcggcccagcagagGAAGAGCAGGAGCGTGCATCTCCTCCACAGCTTCAGCCTCAGCCTCTGGAAGCCAAAGACGCCCCTCATGGTCCGGCCTGGCTGGGCGGCTTCACACGCTGCAGCCGGGGCAGCagccagaggcaggagggggctccatggAGATCAGCGTCGCTCCCACTTGTTCGGATCTGTCACTGGAGCCATTGCAAGAGAGCAAATAACCCCCCCGGTCCATGGGCAGTGGCTGGCAAATGACACAGGGCtcgctgagcagcagcagcagcagcagcatgcgtGTGTCATCCCCACGCTGCGAGCTCCTGACTGGGCTCTCTGTGATGGGAGCCCCGCACTGCATGGAAGTTACTCCCGCTCTGTCCCTTACGCGGATGCTTTTGCAAGAAGCCCGAGCTCTCCTTTTGAATTGAAGCCACGTAGTTCCGCCTCTTTTGTCTGCTGGGTCCTGTGTCAACCAACCCTCCTACTGGAGTTACtaggcagctcccccccccccccccgcttctcccGAAGTTTCTCACACAAGAATAAAAGGGGGGTTGAAGCCTGGATTAGAGCGGCTCTGTGAATCTTTTTAATGCGGGTAGCGGCTTGACACTTTTAAGAGACAGCCCGAAGATGGATGGCCCCTCTGCGTGAAGCGTCTCTAGTGAAAGGGGGGCCAACGTTGATTCTTGAAGAATAATTTATGCTGTTTGAGTCCCTCTGAGGTTTACTACCCACAGGGGGAAACAGCAAAAGCAACCCAAGTGCCCACTTACAAATGCAAGAGCACGTGTGCCGCTGAAAGTGGTCTGaacagagtgtgggggagcctGTCACAAGCTGGGAATAGCAACTTTGGTCAGACAGTGCTTAAAGTGCACCCCTCAGCGACCTTGGCtgggtttattttatttcatgtgATGTTTTGCTGGGTCTGGGATCCCTTGTGAccgcccccgccccacacacacacactttaagcaCTGAATGTTACCCTTCACCAGTAACACCATCTCAAACCCTGGGGACCTGTAGTATTTGCACTGCACCCGCTAATGCACtctcacaacaaaacaaacaggtccctgcccccaaagagccaACATTCTAGGAGCTCAGCTGTGGTTTTCAGCACACAGGGGTACTGGGATAGTGACTTCCGTGGAGCCGTGTGTAGCCTCCCCAGCTCAGTGGGATGTCTGGGGCATAGGCACTTTTctaggcagggcagggtgtggtTATTCTCACTCTCACCACAGAAGTGACAGCTCCCTTAGTGGCTGGTGTGGTGAGGCGTGGGCCCCTctctgccttgtgtgagaggttGGTGTTACTGTGGGGGCTACCTTCATTCAGTGAGAGCA
This genomic interval carries:
- the DIPK1C gene encoding divergent protein kinase domain 1C, encoding MRGVFGFQRLRLKLWRRCTLLLFLCWAACCLLGSTFLFLVHRSVFSERCTDEKSHRILARLCLDYSKGALTGDLCEDLCVAQKLVYKQCLYYDRGKKVIQADWKGQPVILKSKKEIFSSYQRLRLLDEMETQDVPETELLLMVALEVKNVLGLELSNTTMGPLWTRKRSLHWKAQVASMWSLLQQEEYIYFSLLQDFSKHVLRVIGSCGHFYAVEYLTAGHAWHKTIFPLEDAVGISFTGTKSKVKAITDIALSFLDMVNHFDNDFSHRLHLCDIKPENFAIRNDLTVVAIDVDMAFFEPKMRDILEQNCTEDEDCNFFDCFSKCDLRIRKCGAERANSNLQVICDKIFRHWFSPNFRRPTISFPLQLQLQKAVHECAKPGPKDLTQHQQMSLHSLSELYHLLQASQRELQKADG